One genomic window of Planctomycetaceae bacterium includes the following:
- a CDS encoding DUF1559 domain-containing protein, with amino-acid sequence MRRRLRRVSIQRGKTGCRTGVTIVEVLIVVAIISILVAILLPAVQQSRATARKVQCADRLRQIGLAIHNFESTHHELPGGIKWRIQLLPYLDQQPLYDRLQGYFDRLPNQTPKLAAWRLTSGIPAFICPADLHADREIVSYYGNMGRALEKWGFDGVIVPPLGPGFYYGAINVPHTQGAVRLADITDGLSNTVAVSEAISGQRPGPSSVRADNVSRLQFLRTFWQTGPDLPTDASFEDRLQYCKTARERGAPSAGGERGWDAWPIVENDGSISLGAIIHGWAYDHALVPNSPSCGGSYWGFYSATSLHSGGVNALRCDGSAAAFSESVDLGVWRDLASRNRGIN; translated from the coding sequence ATGCGACGACGACTCAGAAGGGTTTCGATCCAGCGAGGCAAAACAGGTTGCCGAACCGGCGTGACGATCGTCGAAGTCCTCATTGTGGTGGCGATTATCAGCATCCTGGTCGCCATCCTCTTGCCTGCGGTTCAGCAGTCAAGGGCAACCGCTCGAAAGGTGCAGTGTGCTGATCGGCTGCGGCAGATCGGTCTGGCGATTCACAATTTCGAAAGTACCCATCACGAATTGCCTGGTGGGATCAAGTGGCGAATTCAGCTTCTGCCATATCTTGACCAGCAACCTCTTTACGACCGCCTTCAGGGGTATTTCGACAGACTGCCGAATCAGACTCCAAAGCTGGCTGCATGGCGGCTGACCAGCGGGATTCCTGCCTTCATATGCCCTGCTGATCTGCACGCAGATCGAGAAATCGTCAGCTATTACGGCAACATGGGACGTGCCTTGGAGAAATGGGGGTTTGACGGCGTGATCGTTCCGCCGCTGGGGCCCGGATTCTATTACGGCGCGATCAACGTGCCGCACACCCAGGGGGCGGTGCGCCTGGCAGACATCACTGACGGGCTGTCGAACACGGTCGCTGTCAGCGAAGCGATTTCCGGACAACGACCGGGACCGTCATCTGTTCGAGCTGATAATGTGTCACGGCTTCAGTTCCTCAGAACGTTTTGGCAAACCGGTCCAGATCTGCCGACCGACGCGAGCTTCGAAGATCGCCTTCAATACTGCAAGACGGCTAGGGAAAGGGGAGCTCCATCTGCTGGCGGAGAACGGGGCTGGGATGCCTGGCCGATCGTGGAAAACGACGGAAGCATCAGTCTTGGCGCGATTATTCATGGCTGGGCCTACGACCATGCCCTGGTGCCGAATTCGCCGAGCTGCGGCGGAAGTTATTGGGGGTTCTATTCTGCGACCAGCCTGCATTCCGGCGGAGTAAATGCACTGCGGTGTGACGGCTCCGCAGCGGCGTTTAGCGAATCCGTCGATCTCGGCGTCTGGCGCGACTTGGCCTCACGAAACAGAGGAATCAACTGA
- the tsaB gene encoding tRNA (adenosine(37)-N6)-threonylcarbamoyltransferase complex dimerization subunit type 1 TsaB: protein MMLAVETSGAEGSIALSDGQDLIEERLLQTTGRRHAQTLVAEVDGLLKEHSLSPSDIECVAVSAGPGSFTGLRVGVVFAKTFAWINDARLVAVDTLQAIAQRVPAEFTASRVTVISDAQRGDVFVNDYEWDADAAIRQPAGSVRIEPLAAVVSCGTLVTGPGLTKFAAEFPSTALLANESLWQPRASAVAEIGRYLLQQSQFADPHTLEPLYIRRSYAEEKSAGG, encoded by the coding sequence ATGATGCTTGCTGTCGAAACATCCGGGGCTGAAGGTTCGATCGCCTTGTCCGACGGACAGGACTTGATCGAAGAACGTCTGCTGCAGACGACGGGCCGTCGCCATGCTCAGACGCTCGTGGCCGAAGTGGATGGACTGCTGAAGGAGCATTCTTTGTCGCCGAGTGACATCGAATGTGTCGCCGTCAGTGCCGGACCAGGCAGCTTTACGGGGCTGCGAGTCGGTGTTGTGTTCGCCAAGACGTTCGCCTGGATCAATGACGCCCGACTGGTTGCCGTCGACACGCTGCAGGCGATTGCTCAGCGAGTGCCGGCCGAATTCACCGCGTCACGTGTGACAGTTATCAGCGACGCTCAGCGCGGCGATGTCTTCGTCAATGACTATGAATGGGACGCAGATGCCGCGATCCGGCAGCCGGCCGGCAGTGTTCGCATCGAGCCGTTGGCTGCTGTCGTGAGTTGCGGAACTCTGGTCACCGGCCCGGGACTGACGAAGTTTGCCGCAGAATTTCCGTCAACGGCGTTGCTGGCGAATGAATCGCTCTGGCAACCGCGAGCCTCCGCGGTCGCCGAAATCGGCCGTTACCTGCTTCAGCAAAGCCAATTCGCCGATCCTCACACATTGGAGCCCCTGTACATCCGTCGCAGCTACGCCGAAGAGAAATCCGCGGGTGGCTGA
- a CDS encoding DUF839 domain-containing protein, whose translation MSHEGLKFDNDGNLYFVDENSSGSIYKFVPTTIGDLSSGQTFVLKADAAGDAAVGHATWVPITNADGTAAAAGMTSDPFDFTSRGGRAAADEVGGTGFNRPEDLEFGFLSNGNPVIYFTVTGTHSVYSLELTDADNAEIRLMASNATPFNAGYAGTTATLASPDNLAIDAQGNVYVIEDQANTTTNGVPGGDVFLLRDTDGDGVAESLDHVLSHSVPGAEITGMIFSPVNPNQFIISIQHPASTGVAGGTGDALWLITMPGPATSTPLADSGATVDWAVSSTQADGTDFDGGSLPAGTLNFAPGEFSKTISVMVQGDMAFEPDEDFTVTLSNPSAGATIATAAATSTILNDDFSDSAAPRSQVRRSGSIFVTTKDLPIEVTGRDFGTVPSGIAQFEIYVRTNLTGGYSLFTTIDAVPGSVAGTFEASTTFSGDSNTTYQFYSVAVDFAGNREDSIEGPHADVLYRFRDVDAPQSQVDGVTFDNASGTFAVDYSGTDIGGSIREFSVWMQVDSDMPVVVATVGGNSPGTVQAAAVPGTHDYRFFTVATDNSGNVEAAPDAPLDITLTGVDYSITPPPVPEIVDFDVQNGAAQRSFVNTLTVTFSDSSDLQELIDSVATGSSRVRLVNTGLDGTGTTVIDLSTATISLVGRTVTIGLGTAGLTADGIYELQFDLDNNASFESTRTFHRIQGDADGDGDADIDDLMKIRRALIYRNDPEADVNGDGVVNVLDYVYAARNFGALLDADAGLSSLEERLLLDD comes from the coding sequence GTGTCTCACGAAGGCCTGAAGTTCGACAATGACGGCAACCTGTACTTCGTGGACGAGAACAGCAGCGGTTCGATCTACAAGTTCGTTCCGACCACGATCGGCGATCTGAGCTCCGGTCAGACGTTCGTGCTGAAAGCGGACGCGGCCGGTGACGCTGCGGTGGGGCATGCGACATGGGTGCCGATCACGAATGCGGACGGCACAGCAGCGGCAGCCGGCATGACCAGCGATCCGTTCGACTTCACCAGCCGTGGCGGCCGGGCGGCGGCCGATGAAGTGGGTGGCACGGGCTTCAATCGTCCGGAGGACCTGGAATTCGGTTTTCTGTCGAACGGCAATCCGGTGATCTACTTTACGGTGACGGGTACGCACTCGGTGTACAGCCTGGAGCTGACCGACGCGGACAACGCCGAGATTCGGCTGATGGCCAGCAATGCCACACCGTTCAACGCGGGCTACGCGGGCACGACGGCGACTCTGGCGTCCCCGGACAACCTGGCGATCGACGCTCAGGGCAACGTGTATGTGATCGAAGACCAGGCGAACACGACGACCAACGGGGTTCCGGGCGGGGATGTGTTCCTGCTGCGTGACACGGACGGCGATGGTGTCGCGGAATCTCTGGATCATGTGCTCAGTCACAGTGTTCCGGGCGCGGAAATCACGGGGATGATCTTCAGTCCGGTGAATCCGAACCAGTTCATCATCAGCATCCAGCATCCGGCGAGCACGGGAGTTGCGGGCGGCACGGGCGATGCTCTGTGGCTGATCACGATGCCGGGTCCGGCCACCAGCACACCGCTGGCCGACAGCGGCGCCACGGTCGACTGGGCGGTGAGCAGCACTCAGGCGGACGGCACCGACTTCGACGGCGGCAGCCTCCCCGCAGGCACTCTCAACTTCGCGCCCGGTGAGTTCTCAAAGACTATCAGTGTCATGGTTCAGGGCGATATGGCCTTCGAACCTGACGAAGATTTCACGGTGACGCTCAGCAATCCGTCGGCAGGTGCTACCATCGCGACAGCGGCGGCGACATCGACCATTCTGAACGATGACTTCAGCGACTCGGCGGCCCCGCGGAGCCAGGTCAGGCGAAGTGGTTCAATCTTCGTGACCACGAAGGACTTACCGATCGAGGTCACGGGACGCGACTTCGGAACGGTACCTTCCGGAATCGCGCAGTTTGAAATCTACGTCCGGACAAACCTGACCGGCGGGTATTCGCTGTTCACGACGATCGATGCGGTTCCCGGATCCGTTGCCGGTACGTTTGAAGCATCGACGACCTTTAGCGGAGACAGCAACACAACGTATCAGTTCTACAGCGTCGCCGTTGACTTCGCGGGGAATCGAGAAGACAGCATCGAAGGTCCGCATGCCGACGTTCTGTATCGATTCCGGGACGTGGACGCTCCGCAATCGCAGGTCGACGGCGTGACATTCGACAACGCGTCGGGAACCTTCGCCGTCGACTACAGCGGCACGGACATCGGCGGCAGCATCCGGGAATTCAGTGTCTGGATGCAGGTCGATTCCGACATGCCGGTCGTTGTCGCAACGGTCGGAGGAAACAGTCCGGGCACGGTTCAGGCTGCTGCAGTTCCCGGAACCCACGACTACCGTTTCTTCACCGTGGCCACCGACAACAGTGGCAACGTCGAAGCAGCGCCGGACGCTCCGCTGGACATCACGCTGACAGGCGTCGACTACAGCATCACCCCGCCACCGGTACCGGAGATCGTTGACTTTGACGTACAGAACGGTGCCGCTCAGCGGTCCTTTGTCAACACGCTCACAGTCACGTTCAGCGACAGTTCCGATCTGCAGGAGCTGATCGACAGTGTCGCAACCGGCTCTTCCCGCGTCCGGCTGGTCAACACCGGTCTGGACGGAACCGGGACCACGGTGATTGATCTTTCGACCGCCACGATCTCACTGGTCGGACGAACGGTCACGATCGGGCTGGGGACGGCCGGACTGACCGCCGACGGGATCTATGAACTGCAGTTTGATCTCGATAACAACGCCTCGTTTGAATCCACGCGGACGTTCCACCGAATTCAGGGTGACGCGGATGGCGACGGTGACGCGGACATCGACGATCTGATGAAGATCCGCAGGGCACTGATTTACCGCAACGACCCGGAAGCGGACGTCAACGGTGACGGAGTCGTCAACGTGCTGGATTACGTTTACGCCGCTCGCAATTTTGGCGCGTTACTCGACGCAGATGCCGGTCTGAGTTCTCTGGAAGAACGGCTGCTGCTGGACGACTAA
- the asnS gene encoding asparagine--tRNA ligase → MPVTRINALFLAAQPESSVTVKGWVRSRRDSKGGFSFIELNDGSCMGNLQIVVDASVPGYEDTIRRVTTGASIAVDGTVKESPGKGQRIELHATTLTVLGEADAAEFPLQKKGHSFEFLREIAHLRPRTNTFGAIARVRNRISRSIHDFFQTRGFLYINTPIITTSDCEGAGEMFQVTTLDLAKLAAAKTEIDFKQDFFGKPASLTVSGQLEAEIFATSLGDCYTFGPTFRAENSNTTRHLAEFWMVEPEMPFYGLTDNMDLAESFIKTIISDVLTHCGDDMEFFNQRIDKTVLETLENIRGHEFIRLPYTEAVELLKSSGKKFEYAVEWGHDLQSEHERFLTEEHFRQPVILFDYPRTIKPFYMRCNDDGKTVRAMDVLVPRVGEIIGGSQREERLDVLLQRIEECGMNPADYWWYVELRKYGTVPHSGFGLGLERAVQLITGMTNIRDVIPFPRTPGHADF, encoded by the coding sequence ATGCCCGTGACTCGTATCAACGCACTTTTCCTTGCCGCTCAACCGGAATCCTCCGTCACGGTGAAGGGCTGGGTTCGGTCTCGGCGGGATTCGAAGGGCGGCTTTTCGTTTATTGAACTGAACGACGGAAGCTGCATGGGCAATTTGCAGATCGTCGTCGACGCGTCGGTGCCCGGCTACGAGGACACGATCCGGCGAGTGACCACGGGAGCCAGCATCGCTGTCGACGGAACGGTGAAGGAATCTCCCGGCAAGGGACAGCGCATCGAACTTCACGCGACGACACTGACGGTGCTGGGTGAAGCCGATGCCGCGGAATTCCCGCTGCAGAAGAAGGGCCACAGCTTTGAATTTCTGCGCGAGATCGCTCACCTGAGACCTCGCACGAACACGTTCGGAGCCATCGCGCGAGTTCGCAACCGCATCAGCCGGTCGATTCACGATTTTTTTCAGACACGGGGATTCCTTTACATCAACACGCCGATCATCACAACCAGCGACTGCGAAGGCGCGGGTGAGATGTTTCAGGTCACAACGCTGGACCTTGCGAAACTTGCAGCGGCGAAAACCGAGATCGACTTCAAGCAGGATTTCTTCGGCAAACCCGCGTCGCTGACCGTCAGCGGCCAACTGGAAGCGGAAATCTTCGCCACGTCGCTGGGCGACTGTTACACCTTCGGACCGACGTTTCGGGCGGAAAACAGCAATACAACGCGCCATCTGGCCGAGTTCTGGATGGTTGAACCGGAGATGCCGTTTTACGGACTGACCGACAACATGGATCTGGCCGAATCGTTCATTAAGACAATCATCAGCGACGTGCTGACTCACTGTGGCGACGATATGGAATTCTTCAACCAGCGCATCGACAAGACTGTCCTGGAGACTCTGGAGAACATCCGCGGTCATGAATTCATTCGTCTGCCGTACACTGAAGCTGTCGAGTTGCTGAAATCCAGCGGGAAGAAATTCGAATATGCCGTTGAATGGGGACACGACCTGCAAAGCGAACACGAACGCTTTCTGACAGAGGAGCATTTCCGGCAGCCGGTGATCCTGTTCGACTATCCTCGCACCATCAAACCGTTTTACATGCGCTGCAACGACGACGGCAAAACCGTGCGAGCGATGGATGTACTGGTTCCGCGAGTCGGAGAAATCATCGGCGGCAGCCAGCGCGAAGAGCGACTGGACGTGCTGCTGCAGCGGATCGAAGAATGCGGCATGAATCCCGCCGACTACTGGTGGTACGTGGAGCTGCGCAAGTACGGCACCGTTCCTCACAGCGGTTTCGGCCTGGGACTTGAACGAGCCGTGCAGTTGATCACCGGCATGACAAACATCCGCGATGTGATCCCCTTCCCGCGAACTCCCGGTCACGCCGACTTCTGA
- the lipA gene encoding lipoyl synthase, which produces MTSLPIIDAPSPQQPARRLPRWLKRPLPQPGMAYTDSVIHDLDLETVCESAKCPNRTECWSQKTATFMIGGNVCTRPCGFCSVPRGRTEPLSIDEPDRVAEAAERLGLSYVVLTSVTRDDLADGGAEHWYQTVLAVRRRTGARVEVLTPDFLGNRAAISRVVEAQPDVFNHNTETVPRLYHRVRRNADYQRTLDLLKQVKHEAPDVPTKSGLMLGLGETRDELLDVCADLRSAGCDMITLGQYLQPTPQHLPVDRYVPPEEFDEVGDLCRSLGFRMVASGPFVRSSYHAGEMTDHLDTDGQPATMNAW; this is translated from the coding sequence ATGACAAGTTTGCCGATCATTGACGCTCCGTCGCCGCAGCAACCGGCGCGTCGGCTGCCGAGATGGCTCAAACGTCCCCTGCCGCAGCCCGGCATGGCCTACACGGATTCCGTTATTCACGACCTGGACCTGGAAACCGTCTGCGAAAGCGCGAAGTGCCCCAACCGCACGGAATGCTGGAGCCAGAAGACGGCGACCTTCATGATCGGCGGCAACGTCTGCACGCGACCCTGCGGATTCTGTTCCGTGCCGAGGGGCAGGACCGAACCGCTGTCGATTGATGAACCCGATCGCGTCGCCGAAGCCGCTGAACGACTGGGACTGAGCTACGTTGTGCTGACTTCCGTCACGCGAGACGACCTGGCAGACGGAGGCGCCGAGCACTGGTACCAGACAGTACTGGCCGTTCGACGCCGCACCGGCGCTCGAGTCGAAGTTCTGACACCCGACTTCCTGGGAAACCGAGCGGCCATCAGCCGCGTCGTCGAAGCACAACCGGACGTATTCAACCACAACACCGAAACGGTTCCCCGCCTTTATCACCGAGTCCGCCGCAATGCCGACTATCAGCGGACACTGGACCTGCTGAAACAGGTCAAACACGAAGCGCCGGACGTGCCGACCAAGAGCGGTCTGATGCTGGGACTGGGCGAAACGCGCGACGAACTGCTGGACGTCTGCGCCGACCTGCGATCCGCGGGCTGCGACATGATTACGCTCGGCCAGTACCTCCAGCCGACACCGCAACACCTGCCCGTCGACCGCTACGTTCCGCCGGAAGAATTTGACGAAGTGGGCGATCTGTGCCGCAGTCTCGGGTTCCGCATGGTCGCCAGTGGCCCCTTCGTCCGCAGCAGCTACCACGCCGGCGAAATGACCGACCACCTCGACACTGACGGTCAACCGGCGACGATGAACGCGTGGTGA